A single window of Salvia splendens isolate huo1 chromosome 6, SspV2, whole genome shotgun sequence DNA harbors:
- the LOC121806925 gene encoding putative GATA transcription factor 22: protein MNLNSPPSHFPMHQIDNDHEQPFVPNHSSSVSCHFFFDPTRDHAGFYDHHQLYQPSHHIAGDQNYRYHGGSAYETKGGSAYETKGADDSSLNLTLWKKESDELQNSSNPMRWMSSKMRVMQKMKKTDHDRAAVVKTTTTAQQPSSSSVETDLSSNSSSYNNNSPIRVCSDCNTTKTPLWRSGPKGPKSLCNACGIRQRKARRAMAAAANGGSQDPVTKIKLQQKRKNGHAASQLKKRCKTAVTVAGSGGNGQKRIGFEDFLINLSKNLAFHRVFPEDEKDAAFLLMALSSGLVNG, encoded by the exons ATGAACTTAAACTCCCCCCCTTCACATTTTCCTATGCACCAAATTGACAATGATCATGAGCAGCCCTTTGTCCCAAATCATTCCTCTTCCGTCTCGTGCCATTTTTTCTTCGATCCTACCCGGGATCACGCCGGATTCTATGATCACCACCAACTATACCAACCTAGCCATCACATCGCG GGTGATCAGAACTACCGGTACCACGGTGGATCAGCATACGAGACGAAGGGCGGATCAGCATACGAGACGAAGGGCGCGGACGACAGCAGCCTAAATCTAACCCTATGGAAGAAGGAAAGTGATGAGCTTCAAAATAGCAGTAACCCTATGAGATGGATGTCTTCCAAGATGAGGGTGAtgcagaagatgaagaagacggatcaTGATCGCGCTGCTGTGGTTAAGACAACAACAACGGCGCAACAGCCTTCGTCGTCATCTGTGGAGACTGACCTGAGCAGCAACAGCTCCTCTTACAACAACAACAGTCCAATTAGGGTTTGCTCCGACTGCAACACTACCAAAACCCCTTTATGGAGAAGTGGTCCCAAAGGCCCAAAG TCGTTATGCAACGCGTGTGGTATAAGGCAGAGGAAGGCCAGGCGCGCCATGGCTGCAGCTGCTAACGGGGGCAGTCAGGACCCGGTGACGAAGATCAAACTGCAGCAGAAAAGGAAGAACGGGCACGCCGCGTCGCAGCTGAAGAAACGCTGCAAGACAGCAGTGACCGTGGCGGGTTCAGGTGGGAACGGGCAGAAGCGGATTGGTTTCGAGgattttttgataaatttaagCAAGAATTTGGCGTTTCACAGAGTGTTTCCCGAGGACGAGAAGGATGCTGCGTTCTTGCTCATGGCTCTATCTTCTGGCCTCGTTAatggttga